A genomic window from Schistocerca serialis cubense isolate TAMUIC-IGC-003099 chromosome 4, iqSchSeri2.2, whole genome shotgun sequence includes:
- the LOC126475206 gene encoding ninjurin-1-like isoform X2, with the protein MSSTAAIAPEPGMPKTLDANRYATKKTIAQGMLDIALLTANASQLKYVLQAGSKHEFYSLMVGLISTSIVLQGVMGVLFLSLNLLRDCRLHQQSYRASALVINYVALALSVVVTALNLLISAFDPSLGHFLKGTDLA; encoded by the exons AAAACGCTGGACGCCAACCGGTATGCGACGAAGAAGACGATCGCGCAGGGCATGCTGGACATCGCTCTGCTGACTGCCAATGCCAGCCAGCTGAAGTACGTCCTGCAGGCGGGGAGCAAGCACGAGTTCTACTCGCTCATGGTCGGGCTCATCTCCACCTCCATCGTCCTCCAG GGCGTGATGGGCGTGCTCTTCCTGTCGCTGAACCTGCTGCGCGACTGCCGCCTGCACCAGCAGAGCTACCGCGCCTCGGCGCTCGTCATCAACTACGTCGCGCTCGCCCTCTCCGTCGTCGTCACCGCGCTCAACCTGCTCATCTCCGCCTTTGACCCCAGTCTCGGGCACTTCCTCAAGGGCACCGACCTCGCCTAG